The Tistrella mobilis genome window below encodes:
- a CDS encoding NAD-glutamate dehydrogenase, whose amino-acid sequence MDAIAALIEARLAPEDAREATEFVKAYYAAGLDELPAGGPRRLAGAALGHLAFARRRAPGETLVDVFNPDIDRHGWQSRNSVVMVTTDDRPFLVDSTVAALNQMGLALHGLIHPILTVRRDVDGRYLGLASAGEAAAGPGGRAVAESFMLIEVTRRPDAAALDQVRHRLVEVLDDVAAAVTGWQAMRDEIDRAIADVETLPDAVLSEDLRSEHAAFLRWIRDDNFTFLGFQDCRFSEADGQGQRRVEVLRTLGVMEGTGGDDGRERPRGLAGFTLHGDQSFGDEPVTITKSRFRATVHRAVPMDYIGVKIYGPDGRVEGERLFLGLFTSAAYHSNPRAIPLIRRKVRGIIERAGFAPGSHDAKSLLNVLETYPRDELLQIGTDDLYETAIGILKLQLRQRLRLFLRRDVFGRFWSALVYVPRDAFDSRLRRRVLAELEAATHGTLAEETADLAEVQLSEAPLVRLRFVLMVDPEAEPAQVDAAALEARLARMVRGWADELREALIDAVGEERGLTLWRGIGRGLPALYAERFGPEQAVADLLRLEALAGDPQAISIAFYTPVGGGASVALRLKLSRPGGPIALSDVLPMIENLGFRVIDEQPYAIEDAEAGGIRAWLHDFGLVDQQGGAVDPARLGPLLEDTLARVWRGEVENDRFNALVLRAGVTADEVVILRALYRYMRQIGLPFAQNTVEQTLARHGELARLIVQLFHARLDPARHETAEASTAAEAEADRLVQAFAQGLDTVTNVDEDRILSRYRDVVLAVLRTNAYLREADGGRRPVLAIKLDGQSLPDLPPPRPFREIFVYSPRVEAVHLRGGRVARGGIRWSDRLEDFRTEILGLMKAQMVKNAVIVPTGAKGGFIVKRPPATRPELQAEVIGCYRAFVGGMLDITDDLKAGEPVPPRGVHRRDGDDPYLVVAADKGTATFSDIANGIAEERGFWLGDAFASGGSAGYDHKKMAITARGAWVSVRRHFREAGIDVQRDPVTVMGVGDMGGDVFGNGLLRSDSVKLVGAFNHLHIFLDPNPDPARSFAERARLFAAQRSGWNDYDPAVLSPGGRIYDRAAKTVETTPEIRALLGITEPRVTPSALIRAMLKARVDLLWFGGIGTFVRASQERDADAGDRSNDALRVTAAELRAKVVGEGANLGFTQAARIEFALNGGRINTDAIDNSGGVDCSDHEVNIKILLGRVLEAGDMTRKQRDLLLAEMTEEVAALVLANNELQNQALSVESREAGRRLDRHVRLLHGLERAGRLDRTLERLPDEAELARRAREGLGLTRPELAVLLAYAKIELTQKVAEDPLLEDPALAGDLAAYFPRPIRTRFPEHIAAHPLRAEILATHLVNEMVNRGGPCLARELADETGQGPAEILRAYVVARDVLGLPVLWSALDAAEATMPADRRLDALDRLSRRLTQAMRWLLVRGGRAATVGEVISRFQPTAAALQAVLSQVLPTEVAEAIGADATGLASAGLDEGAAVCLSQLGSLVSVFDLTALSENLGLPVEKVAPVYYAVDPKLHLHALRHAARTIVVDDPWERLAVSSVIDDLYGVQRRATQSIFIRDAAGDVDVWAEAEAAALARAAAAVDEVLSAPDVTLAMLIVAARRLTALAGG is encoded by the coding sequence ATGGACGCGATCGCCGCGCTGATCGAGGCGCGCCTCGCACCCGAAGACGCCCGAGAGGCGACGGAGTTCGTGAAGGCCTATTACGCCGCGGGGCTCGACGAGCTGCCGGCGGGCGGGCCGCGGCGCCTGGCGGGCGCCGCACTCGGCCATCTTGCCTTCGCCCGCAGGCGGGCGCCGGGCGAGACCCTGGTCGACGTCTTCAATCCCGACATCGACCGTCATGGCTGGCAGAGCCGTAACAGCGTGGTCATGGTCACCACCGACGACCGGCCTTTTCTGGTGGACAGCACCGTCGCGGCGCTGAACCAGATGGGGCTGGCGCTACACGGCCTGATCCATCCGATCCTGACCGTGCGTCGCGACGTCGATGGCCGCTATCTGGGGCTGGCCAGTGCCGGGGAGGCCGCAGCCGGGCCGGGCGGCCGGGCGGTGGCCGAGAGCTTCATGCTGATCGAGGTCACCCGTCGCCCCGATGCGGCGGCGCTGGACCAGGTCCGTCACCGGCTGGTCGAAGTGCTGGACGATGTGGCGGCGGCCGTCACCGGCTGGCAGGCGATGCGCGACGAGATCGACCGGGCGATCGCCGATGTCGAAACTCTGCCGGATGCTGTTCTGTCTGAAGACCTGCGCAGCGAGCATGCCGCCTTCCTGCGCTGGATCCGCGACGACAATTTCACCTTCCTGGGCTTCCAGGACTGCCGCTTCTCGGAAGCCGACGGCCAGGGGCAGCGCCGGGTCGAGGTGTTGCGTACCCTGGGGGTGATGGAAGGGACCGGCGGCGATGACGGCCGCGAACGGCCCCGCGGCCTTGCCGGCTTCACCCTTCACGGCGATCAGAGCTTCGGCGACGAGCCGGTCACGATCACCAAGTCGCGTTTCCGGGCGACGGTGCATCGCGCGGTGCCGATGGACTATATCGGCGTCAAGATCTACGGCCCCGATGGCCGGGTAGAGGGCGAGCGCCTGTTTCTGGGGCTGTTCACCTCTGCCGCCTATCACAGCAATCCGCGCGCCATTCCGCTGATCCGCCGCAAGGTGCGCGGCATCATAGAGCGGGCAGGCTTCGCGCCCGGCAGCCATGACGCCAAGTCGCTGCTCAACGTGCTGGAGACCTATCCGCGCGACGAACTGCTTCAGATCGGCACCGACGATCTGTATGAAACCGCGATCGGCATTCTGAAGTTGCAGCTGCGGCAGCGGCTGCGGCTGTTCCTGCGTCGCGATGTTTTCGGACGGTTCTGGAGCGCGCTGGTCTATGTGCCGCGCGATGCCTTCGACAGCCGGCTGCGGCGGCGTGTGCTCGCGGAACTGGAAGCGGCAACCCATGGCACGCTCGCCGAGGAAACCGCCGATCTGGCCGAGGTGCAGCTGTCCGAGGCGCCGCTGGTGCGGCTGCGTTTCGTGCTGATGGTCGACCCCGAGGCCGAGCCGGCCCAGGTCGATGCGGCGGCGCTGGAAGCCCGGCTGGCCCGCATGGTGCGCGGCTGGGCCGACGAGCTGCGCGAGGCGCTGATCGATGCGGTGGGCGAGGAGCGCGGCCTGACCCTCTGGCGCGGCATCGGCCGGGGCCTGCCGGCACTCTATGCCGAGCGGTTCGGCCCGGAACAGGCGGTGGCCGATCTGCTGCGGCTTGAGGCGCTGGCCGGCGATCCGCAGGCGATCTCGATTGCCTTCTATACCCCCGTCGGCGGCGGGGCCTCGGTGGCGCTGCGGCTCAAGCTCAGTCGGCCCGGCGGGCCGATCGCCCTGTCCGACGTGCTGCCGATGATCGAAAATCTCGGCTTCCGCGTCATCGACGAGCAGCCCTATGCGATCGAGGATGCAGAGGCCGGCGGAATCCGCGCCTGGCTGCATGATTTCGGCCTGGTCGACCAGCAGGGCGGCGCGGTCGATCCGGCGCGGCTGGGGCCACTGCTTGAAGATACACTCGCACGGGTCTGGCGGGGTGAGGTCGAAAACGACCGCTTCAATGCTCTGGTGCTGCGCGCCGGTGTCACCGCCGACGAGGTGGTGATCCTTCGGGCGCTCTATCGCTATATGCGCCAGATCGGCCTGCCTTTCGCCCAGAACACGGTGGAGCAGACGCTCGCCCGTCATGGCGAGCTTGCCCGGCTGATCGTGCAGCTCTTCCATGCCAGGCTCGATCCTGCCCGCCACGAGACGGCGGAGGCCTCAACCGCGGCCGAGGCCGAGGCGGACCGGCTGGTCCAGGCCTTTGCCCAGGGGCTCGACACCGTCACCAATGTGGACGAGGACCGCATCCTCAGCCGCTATCGCGACGTGGTTCTGGCGGTGCTGCGCACCAATGCCTATCTGCGCGAGGCGGATGGCGGCCGCCGGCCGGTGCTGGCGATCAAGCTGGACGGGCAGAGCCTGCCCGACCTGCCGCCGCCCCGGCCGTTCCGCGAGATCTTCGTCTATTCACCCCGGGTGGAGGCGGTGCATCTGCGTGGTGGTCGCGTCGCCCGTGGCGGCATCCGCTGGTCTGACCGGCTTGAGGATTTCCGCACCGAGATCCTGGGCCTGATGAAGGCACAGATGGTCAAGAATGCGGTGATCGTGCCGACCGGCGCCAAGGGTGGCTTCATCGTCAAGCGTCCGCCTGCGACCCGGCCCGAGCTTCAGGCCGAGGTGATCGGCTGCTATCGCGCCTTCGTCGGCGGCATGCTCGACATCACGGATGATCTGAAGGCGGGGGAGCCGGTGCCGCCCCGGGGTGTCCACCGACGTGATGGTGACGATCCCTATCTGGTGGTCGCGGCCGACAAGGGCACGGCGACCTTCTCGGACATCGCCAACGGAATTGCCGAAGAACGCGGCTTCTGGCTGGGGGACGCCTTCGCCTCGGGCGGATCCGCCGGCTATGACCACAAGAAGATGGCGATCACCGCGCGGGGTGCCTGGGTGTCGGTCCGTCGGCATTTCCGCGAGGCCGGCATCGACGTGCAGCGGGATCCGGTAACCGTGATGGGCGTCGGCGACATGGGCGGCGACGTCTTCGGCAACGGGCTGCTGCGCTCGGATTCGGTAAAGCTGGTCGGCGCCTTCAACCATCTGCATATCTTCCTGGACCCCAACCCCGATCCGGCACGGAGTTTCGCCGAGCGTGCCCGGCTCTTCGCCGCCCAGCGCTCCGGCTGGAATGATTACGACCCGGCGGTGCTGTCGCCCGGCGGGCGGATCTATGACCGCGCGGCCAAGACCGTCGAGACCACGCCTGAAATCCGTGCCCTGCTGGGCATTACCGAACCCCGCGTCACGCCCTCGGCGCTGATCCGGGCGATGCTGAAAGCCCGGGTCGACCTGCTCTGGTTCGGCGGCATCGGAACTTTCGTGCGGGCCTCGCAGGAGCGTGATGCCGATGCCGGTGACCGCAGCAATGATGCACTCCGCGTCACCGCGGCGGAGCTGCGGGCGAAGGTGGTGGGCGAGGGCGCCAATCTGGGCTTCACCCAGGCGGCGCGGATCGAATTCGCCCTGAACGGCGGACGGATCAACACCGATGCCATCGACAATTCCGGCGGCGTCGACTGCTCCGACCACGAGGTCAACATCAAGATCCTGCTCGGCCGTGTGCTCGAAGCGGGCGACATGACCCGCAAGCAACGGGACCTGCTGCTGGCCGAGATGACCGAGGAAGTGGCGGCTCTGGTGCTCGCCAACAACGAGTTGCAGAACCAGGCGCTGTCGGTGGAAAGCCGCGAGGCCGGGCGAAGGCTGGATCGCCATGTCCGGCTGCTGCACGGGCTGGAGCGGGCCGGCCGGCTGGACCGGACGCTCGAACGCCTTCCGGACGAGGCCGAACTCGCCCGGCGGGCGCGCGAGGGATTGGGGTTGACCCGGCCCGAACTGGCGGTGCTGCTCGCCTATGCCAAGATCGAACTGACCCAAAAGGTGGCGGAGGATCCGCTGCTGGAGGATCCGGCGCTGGCCGGTGATCTGGCGGCCTACTTCCCGCGACCGATCCGGACGCGCTTCCCTGAGCATATCGCGGCCCATCCGCTGAGGGCCGAGATCCTGGCGACCCATCTGGTCAACGAGATGGTCAATCGCGGCGGCCCCTGCCTTGCGCGGGAACTCGCCGACGAGACCGGTCAGGGGCCGGCCGAGATCCTGCGTGCCTATGTCGTCGCCCGCGATGTGCTGGGCCTGCCGGTGCTCTGGTCGGCACTGGATGCAGCCGAGGCGACGATGCCTGCGGACCGGCGGCTGGACGCGCTCGACCGGCTGTCGCGGCGTCTGACCCAGGCCATGCGCTGGCTGCTGGTCCGTGGCGGCCGGGCCGCCACGGTGGGAGAGGTCATCAGCCGCTTCCAGCCGACCGCGGCGGCGCTTCAGGCCGTGCTGTCCCAGGTGCTGCCGACGGAAGTTGCCGAGGCGATCGGCGCCGATGCCACGGGGCTTGCCTCGGCCGGCCTTGATGAAGGGGCGGCTGTCTGCCTGTCGCAGCTGGGCTCGCTGGTCTCGGTCTTCGATCTGACGGCGCTGTCCGAGAATCTGGGACTGCCGGTGGAGAAGGTGGCGCCGGTCTATTATGCCGTCGACCCGAAGCTGCACCTGCATGCCCTGCGCCATGCCGCCCGCACCATCGTGGTCGACGACCCCTGGGAGCGGCTGGCGGTCAGCAGCGTGATCGACGACCTCTATGGCGTCCAGCGCCGGGCCACCCAGTCGATCTTCATCCGCGATGCAGCGGGTGATGTCGATGTCTGGGCAGAGGCGGAGGCTGCGGCACTGGCCCGGGCCGCGGCAGCGGTCGACGAGGTGCTGTCGGCCCCCGATGTGACGCTGGCGATGCTGATCGTCGCGGCACGCCGGCTGACGGCGCTGGCCGGCGGTTGA